The Candidatus Saccharibacteria bacterium RAAC3_TM7_1 nucleotide sequence CAACCTGCTACACGTAGCCCCGGTTTCCCTTGAGCATATTCTGATCGTTACCTTCATCGCGTTCGTATTTCCAATCGTAATCATTGAAGCCCATAAATGGACTGGCCGACGATACTTCAATAAAGGCCACGTGAATGCAGAGAAAATACGACGGCGCTGGTATCGTCGTCAGCGTAAGCTTACCCAGCCCGACAACTAGCGTCGATCGGTCGCAGCGCTTTGGTCGTTAGACTCGTAGTGCTGGTGTGTCAATCGGTAGCCAAACAGCGCCTTGATGATGTCACCAAGCGTCAACAAACCGGCCGTTTTGCCCTCGTCATCGGCCACAATCAGCACATGACGGTGCGCCTCCAGCAAAATACTGAGCGCTTCAACCAGCGATCTATCCTGATGGATATACAGTACACGCTTGTCCATCGCCGTTTCGACGAGCGCGGTGTGCTTGCGTGATGTATCGATCGTCAGTACATCGGCAAGATACAGCACACCGACGACTTGGTCAATAGTGCCATAGGTAACAGGAAAACAGCTATGGCCAGTCTTATGGAGGCCGTCAAGCACCAGCGGACCTAAGATTTCGCTTTTTTTGACGGTCTCGATTAGCGGACGAAGCGTCATTGAGTCTTTTACCCGTTTTTCCGTGAAGCGAATACTGTGGAGCAGCGTCGTCTTCTCCTCCGCCGTAAACGCATCATGCGATGTCTCGACTAGGTGTTCGAGCTCAGCCTTGGAGTGAAGCGGCGGCATTAGTAGTTCGGGTACGGGAAGGCGTAGCCACCACAGCACTTTCTGATGCCGAGCTATAAAGCCCAATAGGCCTGCTTCCGCCTTACGATACACTTGACGAACGCGTTTTTGTATAAGCGTTGTCCGAGCGAGGAGTCCAGCAACTGGCAACGTAGCTACTCCTACCAAGACACCAACTATCCAGCCAAATAAAGTAATTGCGATCAGTAATACCGCGATGAGTAGCAGCGAATCAACAAGACGAGCCAGAGAGATGATGTCTTTCCAAAAGCGTAGCCGGCGGCGGCGACGTTTTGCCCACTCATCGCCTATCTCGGCCAAGCGCTGAAGCTCAAAGCGACTTTTACTCGGTACCGGCGGCACGATCGCCACCATGGCTACCCGTAAGGCGACAAACAACAAAAGTGTGAGCAGAAGTACCGTATCCATCCTGTCCACATTGTAGCGCAGACTGGCTTGTGAAGACAGCCCGTCACGGCGTATACTAGGTAGGAATGAGAATAAGGAGGTACAGATAAATGAGCACGAAAGCGTGGATTATTTTCGTGGCAGTTTGCGTCGTGTTATTTGGTGGTTTAGTGGTTTGGTCACAAAAGGATCGGGCTGACGTCTCGAAGATCGATACGAGCGCCATTCAACCGGCTCGTGACGTCTCGGGCAACATCGGCGACCATATCTTTGGCAATAAAGACGCCAAAGTGGTGATTATCGAATACGGCGACTATCAGTGCCCTGGCTGTGCTTCCCTGTATCCCAATATGACGACAGCGACTGAAAAGTATAAAGACTACATCGCCTTTATTTTCCGTAATTTTCCCCTGACAAACGCACACCCGAATGCTCGTGCTGCTGCAGCTGCTGCCGAAGCCGCCGGTTTCGAGGGTAAATACTGGGAGATGTACAGCCTGCTCTACGAAAACCAGGATGAGTGGTCGGGTAGCTCCACCTCAGAGCGCGCTTCGATATTCAAGCGCTATGCACAAACCATTGGTATCGATAGTAGCAAGTTCGAGGAAACACTCACCGATAAGAGTAGTGTCATCAACCAAAAGATCAGCTTCGACCAAGCGCTTGGCGCCAAAGATAAGGTAGATGGTACGCCAACTGTCTATATGAACGGCAAGAAGATGGACAGCAACAACTTCCCGAGCGCCGAAAAGCTGGAAGCTGCCATCAAGGCAGAACTCGATGCCCAAGGAGTCAAGGTAGCCGATAACAACGAGTAGCCTTGGCGGTCAATAAAAAATCACCCCGGTGCCTTGGGGTGATTTTCGTTTTTAGGGGATGTAGGAAGCGGGGGCCTCCTACGAGTCGAGTAGTCTTTTACTGCTCAATATACTTTTGCCATTCGGCAGGCACCACATCCACTGCGATCTTTTTGCTCCGCGAGGGGGCAAAATCGATTGCGATTGGCATGTAGTTTATGCTCCTTGTGTCGGCGCTTTATCATGTAAATGTTCGCATGTTTGTTGGTTGCGCTCGAGAGACACAAAGATTATCTTAGCAAAAATACCCTAGGCAGTCAAGACGCGTCCCATAAGCACTCCCTCTATCAACAGGGGTGATAGCATATTTTCATAGTTAAAAGATTTTTAGTCGTTTAGCGATAACATACACCAGTACGGTCATGACGATCGCTGTTCCAATAATCACCCCATAGCCCCACGATTCATGCGCATACGGCAAGCTAACGTTCATGCCATACATACCAAAGAAAACATTTGGTAAGGTAATCAATACCGTAATGACCGTCAGGGTTTTCATGCGTTGGTTTAAGGTATTGTTTGCCACCGTACTGTAGGCGTTACGGATACTGGCGACGCTCTGGGCGTAGCTTTCGATTGAAACGAGTAGCTGCTGGATATGCAGCGCAATATCATCGAGTGCCTCCAGACTACCCGCCACAAAAGTGTCGTGACTGTTTTCATGCAACCGACGCGTCACCACTAGGATTGCCTCCAGGTTCATACGACACAGATTTAAGTTAGACTCTACGGTCACGAAGTGGATAAAATCATGGTTGGTAATCTCGTGTGTCTTGAGACGGTTGGCGGTATCAGCAATACTGCGCGAGGTATGTTGTAGCATCTCCTCAAACTTTGCAACACTAGCAGCCATCACCCCTAGCAGCAAGGTCTGGGTATGGCCAGTTGTGATCGGTAGTGTCGAGAGCGCAACCGTTTCTGGCTCCAGGGTCTCACCGATAGAAAGTGTCAAAAAGAAACCATCGTGCAGCACACAGAGCAGTGGCAAAGCACTCACCCGCCCTGATTTGGCAAGACGCGGTGTACGAAGAAAGACATAAAGATCAGAGCCGGAAAACTCGAGTCGCGGTAACTCCCCTTTATCGCGTACGTCATAGACGATATTGGCGTTCAGTTCGTAAGTCGCGATGAGTGAATTTATTTCCTGATCACTCAAATTTGACCCGTCGACCCACACCCCGCTTTTTAATGGCGTCGTGATTCGTTCAAAATCCTCACCCGGTGAGCGCTTGGCATAATACGCTAACATATCAATCTAGAGTATAGCGTATTCAACTTATGTTTACTATGCTTCGCCGGGGGTGGCGGTCGGAAGCGCTTTTTTGAGTTCACGTTCCTTCAGCATAAAGACCAGTACAGCGGCGATGAGCATCAGGATAGCCGATGTCACAAAGATTGAGCGGAGTGACTTACTAAAGGCATGCGTAACCCTACTAGCGTACTCGTCTTGGTTTTTATGAAAGGCCTTTTCAGCCTGTGTTTTAGCTGGCGCTGGCATGTTGGCAACGCCTTCGTTAAACCCGTCCGTGATTTTATCTTTGACGTCGGGCGTGTTGAGTGTCAGAAGTGTATTGGCATTACTAAAGTCGCCGATCTCTTTCGCCTCGGAATTCTGAGCAATCATCTTAACGTACGGGTCATTCTGTACGTTCGTTAGATGCAGCGCGATACCACTAGTCAGCATAGCGCCAAACAGCGCGATACCGATCGTCGAGCCGAGGCCTCTGAAGAGCTGGATTGAGCTGGTCGCGGCACCAAGGTCCCGCTGCTCAAACTCATTTTGTACCGCCACATTCATGACCGGCATAACAAACCCAAGCCCAAAGCCGACCAGCGCCATCATGATTGCTTCGTGCCAGTAGGGCGACTCCGGTGTCAGCGTCGCTAGAAGAGCGATCATCGCCGTGGCGATGACGATACCAACCTGCATGAATATCTTGTAGCGGCCAATCCGGGAAATGATCTGCCCCGAGCCGATACTAGCCACCATGATACCGCCGACCATCGGTAGCAACATCAGGCCAGAATCAGTCGGCGAGGCGCCAAAAACCTGCTGGTTAAACTGCGTCAAATAGATGATCGAACCCATGAAGCCGGCGCCAAACAGTGTAGCAATCGCCATGACAAGTACGAAGTTTTTATTCTCAAAAAAACGAAGCGGCAGGATCGGCTGGTCGGCCTTTCGCTCAAAGTAGATAAATAGTCCAGCACTGAGTGCTACGATCGCCCCCATGATGACGCGCATACCGGTGAGCGATAGGCTGAACTGATCCATCAGGCTGCCGAATATCTGCTCGGTGTTATCAACCGCAAGCACCAGTGTGGCCAGCGCGACCGTCAGTAGCGCGGCACCAATATAGTCGATTTTTGGCTTTGCCTCATGCCTCAGGCTCGGGCTAAAGATGGCGATCAATGCAAAAGCGGCTAGTGCTACTGGTACGTTGATAAAGAACGTCCAGCGCCAATCAGTCGTCAGACCAAACAGCGGCTGGCCGTCGGTCAACCAGCCGCCCAGTAGTGGCCCGATGACCGATGAGATACCAAAAACTGCTCCGATCAATCCCTGCCATTTACCGCGCTCACGCGCTGCAAACAAGTCGCCGACGATCGTAAAGGCATTGGCCGTAATGATACCGCCACCAATACCCTGGACAGCGCGAGCCAGAATAAGTGCCGTAATATCGGGCGCGGCGCCGCTTAAGAACGAGCCGAGACCAAAGATCGCTACACCAATTAGCAGAATGGTACGACGGCCAAACAAGTCGGATAATTTACCAGCGATCGGCACCGTCACCGTCGTCGTTAGCAGATACGCTGTGACGATCCAGCTCAGCTGATCAAAAGCGTTAAAATCCTCGACGATTTTGCCGAGTGCGGTAGCGACAATGGTCTGGTCGAGCGCCACCAAAAACAGGCTGGCCATGACCGAAAGCATAATAATCAGCTTGCCGCGAAGGCTGAGGTGGTGATGCATGAAAAGGGTTCCTTACTGTTTGTTATCGTTGGTTTGTCGCTGGAGAGAGCGAAAGGCTTCGGCATGAGCGGTGATCTTATCGATCATCTCGGCCAGTTTTTCCTCTTTGATAAGCACAAGGCCCGCGCCGTCCATACCGCACACCACATACAACCGGTCGCCCGGCTGGATATTGAGCTCCTCGCGTGCATCGGAAGGAATAACAATCTGTCCTTTTGTACCAACGGTCGCGGTGCCATAAAGTTTTCTATCGTGGAGCGGATTTCCCATATGTAGTTAGTGTAGCAAAAGTATGAAAAGTATGTCAAGTATGAAATGGAGACTGTGTCCGATGCTATATTGACATATGTACAACTTCATTGTAGAATGTTACGACACACGACGTCGAGTCCTTAGGGGGGATCATGAACCCGATTGTGTGGACAGAGTTGATCTCTGTCGTTGCCATCCTCTGCATCATCGCACTGACGATCGGCAATATTGTCGCTAGCTCGGGGTGGCAAAAAGTCGGCTGGCTTGTTGCTGGCCTGCTCAGCGCCACTGTCATCACTATCCTTGCCCTCGGGGCACGGTCGCAGTGGTAGCTGGCGGCGCACCCTGTCTTGGCGGGTGGAGCGCGGATCGAGGTAGTCACTATCTCTCCGCCTCCCCCGTCGAGACTCGCATTCTATAACTAACGAGTTATACTGATGAGTCCTATTAATGAGGACGAAAATGCAAATCAATCCATCTAGGTATTGTTGGCTGCAGGCCAGCGCCAGTCGACAACTTCGGGCATGTCTTCGCCATGTTCTGTGATGTAGTAGCTGTGCTCGACCAGTTTTTTCTCCATCAGTTCCTTGAGACCCCGAGCCTTATCGTCTTCTAGTCCGAGCCGCTCGATCACGTCCATCACCAAGTGGAAACGATCGAGGTCGTTACGTACCGTCATGTCAAAAGCCGTCGTGATCGTTCCCTCTTCCTTGTAACCACGCACATGAAGCTTGCGATTAGTACGGCGGTACGTCAACCGGTGTACGACCCATGGGTAGCCGTGAAAGGCAAAGATAATCTCTTTATCCTTCGTAAACAATGTGTCGTAATCCGGGTCGCTCAGACCGTGTGGATGTTCGGTGTCGGGCTGTAGACGCATCAGGTCGACGACATTGACGACACGGACTTTTAAGTCAGGTAAATACTGGCGCAGAATAGAAGCTGCTGCCAACGTTTCAAGCGTCGGCACGTCACCAGCGCAGGCCATGACAACATCAGGTTCAACTCCTTCGTCATTACTCGCCCACTGCCAGACACCAACACCTTCGGTACAATGGTCGATTGCTTCTTCCATACTGAGCCACTGCGGTCCGTCGTGCTTGCCGGTAATCGTCAGATTGATGTAGTTGCGACTCTTTAGACAATGGTCCATCACCGACAACAGACTATTCGCATCCGGCGGCAGGTAAATACGTGCTACCGAGGCTTTTTTGTTGAGCAAGTGGTCAATGAAGCCCGGATCCTGGTGGGTAAATCCGTTGTGATCCTGGCGCCAGACATGCGAAGTCAGCAGATAATTGAGCGAGGCAATGTCGTGCCGCCACGGCAGCTCCGAGCACATCTTCAGCCACTTGGCGTGCTGGTTAACCATTGAGTCAACAATCCGAATGAATGCTTCGTAGCTATGGATAATACCGTGTCGGCCGGTTAGCAGATAGCCTTCCAGCCAGCCCTCGGCTTGGTGCTCGCTGAGCATTGCGTCGAGCACTGCACCGCTCGGCGCTAGGAATTCGTCATGTGTTTTTGTGCGCGCGTCCCACTGGCGATTGGTTGCCTCAAAGACGGCCTCAAGTCGGTTCGATATGGTTTCATCAGGAGCAAAAATCCGGAAATTGTGATGTTCTTGGTTGTAACGCACAACATCGCGCAGGTACGGCCCTAGTACGTGCATATTGCCATCACTGCATTCACTGCGCTCTTTCACTTCGATGGCGTACTCTCTGAAATCGGGTAGATACAGCTCACGCAGCAGGGTGCCACCATTAGCATACTCACTCGCTCCCATGCGTTTTTTACCGCTCGGCGCCAATGCGGCAAGGGCTGGTAGCAACCGTCCGTTTTCGTCAAACAGTTCTTCCGGTCGATAACTTTTTAGCCACGCTTCAAGGAGCTCAACGTTTTCCGAATGAGACGCATCAACGAGAAGCGGTACTTGGTGCGAGCGGAAATTACCTTCGATCTGCTTGCCATCGATCTGTTTTGGCCCCGTCCAGCCCTTCGGCGACCGCAGCACAATCATTGGCCAACGCGGCCGAGTCAGATCGTCATCCTCACGCGCGCGCTGCTGGATCTGTTTGATTTCGGTAATAGCCGTATCAACTATCTCTGCCATCCGCTGATGCATATATTCGGGTTCGTCGCCTTCAACGAAATACGGTGTCCAGCCGTAGCCACGCAGTAACTGTTCAAGCTCTTCTGGCTCAATACGAGCCAGCAGCGTCGGGTTACTGATCTTATAACCATTGAGGTGGAGAATCGGCAGTACCGCTCCATCGGTCTGGGGGTTGAGGAACTTATTGGAGTGCCAGGCAGTCGCAAGTGGACCAGTTTCGGCTTCGCCGTCACCTACCACACAAGCAGCGATCAGGTCGGGGTGATCAAAGACCGCTCCAAAGGCATGGCTCAAACTGTAGCCGAGTTCACCACCTTCGTGGATCGAGCCAGGAACCTGTGGCGAAACATGACTCGATAGCCCGCCTGGATAGGAAAACATCTGAAACAACTTCCTAAGCCCCGCTTCGTTTTGCTCCACCCGCGGATAATATTCGCTGAACGTCCCCTCTAGATAAACGTTTCCGACCAATGCCGGACCGCCGTGTCCGGGGCCGGACAGGTAGATCATATCGAGATCATACTCACGAATGGCACGGTTGAGATGAGCATAGATAAAGTTTTGCCCTGGTGTCGTACCCCAGTGGCCAAGCAACATCTTTTTGATGTGTTCAAGCTGTAGTGGCTCCTTTAAGAGCGGGTTGTCGCGCAGATAAATCTGGCCGACCGAAATATAGTTTGCTGCCCGCCAATAGGCATCAATTGTGTAGAGTTCGTCACTGTTTAATGGACCACTGTATGGTTCCACATTCCCACCTTAGTACTGTTAGTATTGCTTGAAGAGTTACCACGCTTCTTATGCTATTATACTACGTGTCGAAAAAAGCAGGCGACACCTCGCCTCAGGGTTCCTTTTACTGCGTCGGGGGTGTAAGCTAGAAAGTAGTTATGCTAGATACAACTTCTGTCGATCCAACGCAGATTACCGATCAGTTGACGCAGCAATTCGCTGGTATCTTGATGCTCGTAATAATCGTTTCGCTCGTTTTAACCGCCATTATTTTGACCCTTTGGATTGTTAGCCTGGTGCGCAAATGGCAGATGCAAAAAGCCATCTCGGAGATGCGCGATATCCTGCGCGAAATAAACGAGCGACAAAAGCAGCAAACGCCGCTTCATGATAAACCGGTGGTCTTAAAAGAAGAGCGCTTGCCCTAGTCGCTGCTATAGGTAGCGTGCGTTTACTTGGTCTTTATTGATGCCATTTACCAGATTGGTAAAACCCATCTGGCGCAGAAAGTGCATCGAGACATTTGAACGGCTACCAGACTTGCAGTAAAGGATGATTTGGGTATCTTTTGGCACGCTCGTGAGCTCTTTGGCCCCAGCCATCAGACGTGCTGGGGGGATGTTCAATGCCCCTTTGACGTGCCCGCCGGCATATTCAAACGGCTCGCGAACGTCAATGATAATACGTGAGGATAGGCTACTCATAAGCTCCTTATGTCGTTAAGTGATATTCTTATACTATTTTAATGTAAATCGTTTACATTAACAAGACATATTGCTATACTTTTACTATGAATACAGTCGCTCCGTCACGTCAGACAAAATACTGCCAAGCGATCGAGACGATCCTCGCTGGGCGTGGCCATGCTACTAATGCTGAATTGCTACGCGAACTACGCGAGAGCTTCCCCGGCCTAAGTGCCACAACGGTTCACCGAGCTACCGCGCGACTGGCTGGCCGTGGACAAATTGCTCTTGCGCCACCGGCTCCGGACGGGTCACTTCGCTACGACCACGTAACCAAACCTCATGATCATTTTATGTGCTCGGCATGCGGCGCTCTGCGTGACACCGATGTGATGCACGATATCACCCCATTGCTCGAAGCCCGTATCGGTAATTGCCGAATCTCGGGTCGCCTCACCATCATGGGCACCTGCCAACAATGCATGAAAGGAGAACTTGCATGACAAAAATAACCATTTATACCACCCGAACCTGTCCGTTTTGCGTCCAGCTTGAAAGATGGCTCGACACACAAGGAATCGAGTATACCGACTATAAAGTTGACACTAATCCAATTGCTGCCCAAAATATGGTTCGCCTGAGCGGCCAGATGGGCGTACCGTTTAGCACCATCGAATTTGACGATGGTCGTATGGAAACCGTGCTCGGCTTTGACCGCCAGCGATTCAGCACGCTACTCGCAAAGAGCTAAGCGCCAAGAACTTGCAGTACGTGGTAGAGAACAAATGCCGGCCAGACAATTGCCTGTAAAAACGCTAGAATGACCTGCCAGAAGCCATCCGCCTGTTCCACGAAGTAGACGAGTGCACCGATAAAAGCGACAAACAGCACGAAGCCGCCCGCGCCGCCGGAATTGTTGATAACTTTTACTGTTTTGCTTTTTTCTACCATCACAGCCCCTCCTTAGAAGCTACGTATGTGTCTGTGTATAGCCAGTGTTATTTTTTGATCTTTCGAACAGTCGGTCCGGCGACAGCATCGAGCAAGCCGACAAGCAGCAAGGCGACGACACCATACATTACCATGGCAAACAAAGTCGAGAACTCAAAAACATAGGTGTTTTCAAACACTTTGATTGGGAAAATATTGCGAAACGGCTCGAGCAAAGCGCCACTCATTTCATATACCCAGTTCACGAATCCGTTGCTGGCATTAGCGCCAAAGAGCTTCAGCAGCAAACGCAACCCTAGGAACACCTCGACCAATACCAGAAAGGCGGTGATTAAATTGTTTGTAAGATAGCGTACATTCATGATCGTACCCCTACTCCCTTTGTTATGTTGTAATTTGCATTATACGCCACCGTCCTCACTCATTCAAATCATCTTCATTGGAGCCAATCACAACACTCGCCCGCAACAAAGGGACCTACTGGCTGTCCATACTGCTGCTTTAAATGCGGTCAGATTTTTGCATTACTCTATTACGAAGCTATCCAGTATCGCCTTTATCGTTTTATCAGATGAGCCCCCGTAAGGATAAATGGAAAGCTCATAAAGCGTCCCATTTTTAAGTACATAGATATCTTCGTCTGTTTCAGTATAGATAGCTTTGGCACTTTTTGCTGCCATGCCATTTACTGTGATTGCTCGTACGTCGGTTGGCTCGTAGGATAGAGCACCGGTACTAACGTTACTATTGCCTAATTTATTATAAAATTCAGTCGTGGTAAGACCACCGGTCATATTGCGAAAGTTCACGTCACTTGCATCGTCATTCGCATAAGTATAAATCGCAATATTCTTATAACCTTTCGGGTAATTTGTCCCGGCATCTTTTTCTGTATCCGACTTCATAGTAGGATCAAAGTTGCGAACACCCACCACATCACCATCTGGTGGCAGCACTACCGACCAAGTCTGTGGGTACTTTAAGCTATACCCATTACCTTCGCTGGCGTATGATCGCCATCCGGCATATAGATCCGTAGCGTTTTCAGACTTTTGTGTTGTTTCGGCTTTACCAGAGGTTAAGTCTTCACGAATAAAATTCTGCCAGTAGATGAAACCAAGCGCTCCAACCAAAGCAATTACTAGTCCGATAATAAGTACTACGTGCACAAAACCTTTTTGTGATTTCATACGATTCCCTTTCTTTACTATATTTAGCTTAATCTAAGCATTACCAATATAGAAGTACAATAGGAAATGTATGGTGATTAAGGGCTTAGAAACCTGGCGACTACGGACGCAGTGTGCCGGCAAATACCTGCCAGGCCAATAGAGACTTGGCTACCAAGCTCAGTAGGATATACATGAATTCACCATATAGGTAATTTTTCCAAGGGCCAACTTTTTTGTATTGCAGCACCATATTGACAGCAAAACAGTTAAAGAAAATGAAGATTGATACGAATATCCAATATACAAAATCAGGCGCTTTTGCCCCCTGGTCGGCACCGAGCCACATATAAAATGCAATCACCGCCCAAGGAATAATTCCTGCCAAACAACCTACCCAGAAGCTAAGCCAATTTGTTTTCTTAGTCGTCTGGTTGTGAACTTCCATCACAAGCCCCATGAGGTTCATTATTGCCACGAGGCTAAAGATCATCACAAGACTCATGAAATCATACACACCAACCAACAGGCTAACGGCAACCATCATGACGCTCGCCGAAATTGCATACTCAATCCAGCGGGCTTTGTTGATGCCCTGCGCGAGCAATCTGACGTACTGCCGGTTATAGAAGCTGGCGATACTAAAGTGCGCCACTGCCGACAAGAAGAAGAACAAGGCTATGAGCCAGGGCAACGAGACATCAAAGAGGGTTGTCGTTGTCTGTTCAAGGCTTTGGGAGGTTGGGTTGAATTGAAGAAAGCTACCACTCACCGGCAAAAGGAACTCTTTACTCAACATAAGCACCGCTA carries:
- a CDS encoding putative membrane protein (RAAC3_TM7_1_262); amino-acid sequence: MKKQIKTSLRRYNIFAGFIHLAQGIAVLMLSKEFLLPVSGSFLQFNPTSQSLEQTTTTLFDVSLPWLIALFFFLSAVAHFSIASFYNRQYVRLLAQGINKARWIEYAISASVMMVAVSLLVGVYDFMSLVMIFSLVAIMNLMGLVMEVHNQTTKKTNWLSFWVGCLAGIIPWAVIAFYMWLGADQGAKAPDFVYWIFVSIFIFFNCFAVNMVLQYKKVGPWKNYLYGEFMYILLSLVAKSLLAWQVFAGTLRP